One window from the genome of Oreochromis niloticus isolate F11D_XX linkage group LG20, O_niloticus_UMD_NMBU, whole genome shotgun sequence encodes:
- the emilin3b gene encoding EMILIN-3: MGTKLYQLIAQVFLLGVFLSVVHSKGTFYGGHVNPFYGNRYNLYKAGLNPHHSPNKPMTRHKNYCAYVVQRNITCIMQDGVATYVKAEYTTKCIWGQKCPVVMYRTFYKPKYKVGFKTVTELEWKCCPGYSGENCYDGPTSQPDIAMPPFKGAAIPHRPSVKGFPHGPRPPIEHKPGGGQLEPGKPFPGIPTGKTNGNKYGISGVTGERLDRIEEDLRRLTQGLDTLNGVVTGLEDRLRTSLREDTNKILVSLLPNKPRVPDSPVGFGLIPDGTHDGLDGAGSFTGFGDLAGRVTEVRDELRAKTHILEEIQGMVLGHDGQLKKLLEGAIGRPIPGPDTSSLLDELLDIKLAGIRAEILDGFERRLTNLEKHCDQKIGEVQRECHREHMDGQQQMQQSLDGRETGLREELGSLQAQIQGLTLTESCCGQVSSLSHRVSLLEESVKGLTESQRQLRTAFNDQTIHIDTLIETRLVDIEGRINATSGSFDGVEGFPGGLDGFKTLFEDKLKTLEEKVSVAVEELSNATAPALLEGQVVPALETEIESVRRRVEGDLDGIQKQLKHLELLCTTSCPPSTPPAGGVSGTQVEDECKEMEKKMTVRLDSHSNQLDRLNNTLQNLLFRIAQEETEGSIQGEITLLKVNINSVNRTLKGLKDSLSFIASEVGHANSTWEQREHQLVNQVQGITKLMGHQASLLGAGERRLVQLKGELMSLKRQLAGELQGCRSTAIEVQKEVKDVDSRVTQVEGQCSNLSELADHLERIRAELERHSDSYLSQVNGTLAIHAEQLAELKDDIKDCKAKDAANHKGDQ; encoded by the exons atgggGACCAAGTTGTACCAGCTAATAGCACAGGTCTTTCTCCTAGGAGTGTTCCTCTCTGTTGTCCACAGTAAAGGGACTTTCTATGGAGGCCATGTCAACCCTTTCTATGGAAACAGATACAACCTCTACAAGGCTGGACTCAACCCTCACCACTCACCAAACAAGCCCATGACCCGTCACAA AAACTACTGCGCCTATGTGGTTCAGAGAAACATCACATGCATCATGCAGGATGGAGTGGCAACCTACGTGAAGGCTGAGTATACCACCAAGTGTATCTGGGGTCAGAAATGTCCTGTTGTGAT GTATAGGACATTCTACAAGCCAAAATACAAGGTTGGTTTTAAAACAGTGACCGAGCTCGAGTGGAAATGTTGTCCCGGCTATTCTGGAGAAAACTGTTACGATGGACCCACGTCGCAACCAGATATCGCAATGCCACCTTTCAAGGGTGCAGCTATTCCCCATCGCCCAAGTGTGAAGGGCTTCCCCCATGGCCCTAGACCTCCTATTGAGCATAAGCCTGGAGGAGGCCAGCTGGAGCCAGGCAAACCCTTCCCGGGTATACCCACAGGAAAGACAAATG GCAACAAATATGGCATTTCAGGTGTAACTGGTGAGCGCTTGGACCGCATCGAAGAGGACCTGCGTCGCCTTACCCAGGGTCTAGACACTCTTAATGGGGTGGTGACTGGCCTTGAGGACCGACTACGCACATCACTCCGGGAAGACACCAATAAAATTCTGGTGTCCTTGCTGCCGAACAAACCTCGTGTGCCTGACTCTCCTGTGGGATTTGGGCTGATCCCAGATGGGACTCATGATGGGTTGGATGGGGCAGGAAGCTTTACTGGATTTGGTGATTTAGCAGGGAGAGTGACAGAAGTTAGGGATGAGCTGCGGGCCAAGACTCATATTCTAGAGGAGATTCAG GGGATGGTCTTGGGTCATGATGGCCAGCTGAAGAAGCTGTTGGAAGGAGCTATAGGCAGGCCCATCCCTGGCCCTGACACCAGTTCTCTTCTGGATGAACTCTTAGATATCAAGCTGGCAGGTATAAGGGCTGAGATCCTGGATGGCTTTGAGCGCCGTCTGACGAACCTCGAGAAGCACTGTGATCAGAAGATCGGGGAGGTGCAGAGGGAGTGCCACAGGGAGCACATGGATGGCCAGCAACAGATGCAGCAATCTCTGGATGGCAGAGAAACTGGACTCAGGGAGGAGTTGGGATCTTTGCAAGCTCAGATTCAGGGTCTAACGCTCACTGAGAGCTGCTGCGGACAG GTGAGCAGTCTGTCTCATCGTGTGTCGCTGCTGGAGGAGTCAGTTAAAGGCTTAACGGAGTCACAAAGGCAGCTCCGGACCGCATTTAATGACCAAACCATCCACATAGACACCCTGATTGAGACTCGACTGGTGGACATAGAGGGCCGAATAAATGCCACAAGTGGTAGTTTTGACGGGGTAGAAGGGTTTCCTGGTGGTCTGGATGGTTTCAAGACTCTGTTTGAGGACAAGCTGAAGACCCTGGAGGAGAAAGTCTCTGTGGCTGTGGAGGAGCTGAGTAACGCCACAGCCCCGGCTCTTCTGGAGGGGCAGGTGGTTCCTGCGCTGGAGACCGAGATTGAGTCGGTGAGGAGGAGAGTTGAAGGAGATCTGGATGGAATtcaaaaacagttaaaacaccTGGAGCTCCTCTGTACCACCTCTTGCCCACCCTCGACGCCACCAGCGGGAGGTGTCAGCGGCACTCAAGTAGAGGACGAGTGCAAAGAGATGGAAAAGAAGATGACAGTCCGTCTGGACTCTCACTCTAACCAGCTGGATCGCTTAAACAACACCCTTCAGAACTTGCTCTTCCGGATTGCCCAGGAGGAAACAGAAGGGTCTATCCAAGGAGAAATCACACTGCTAAAGGTCAACATCAACTCTGTGAACCGCACTCTGAAGGGCCTAAAGGACTCTCTTAGCTTTATTGCAAGTGAAGTGGGACATGCTAATTCCACATGGGAACAAAGAGAGCACCAACTCGTCAACCAAGTGCAAGGAATCACCAAACTCATGGGCCACCAAGCCTCCCTCCTTGGAGCTGGGGAGAGGCGACTGGTCCAGCTGAAGGGGGAGCTAATGTCATTGAAGAGACAGCTGGCTGGGGAACTACAGGGCTGCCGCAGCACAGCAATAGAAGTGCAGAAAGAGGTAAAGGATGTCGATAGCAGGGTGACCCAGGTAGAAGGCCAGTGCAGCAACCTGAGCGAGCTGGCGGATCACCTGGAACGGATCCGGGCGGAGCTTGAGAGACACTCTGACTCCTACCTGTCCCAAGTAAACGGTACCTTGGCAATCCATGCAGAACAGCTAGCTGAGCTGAAAGATGACATCAAAGACTGCAAGGCCAAGGATGCTGCCAACCATAAAGGAGACCAGTAG